The sequence below is a genomic window from Natrinema salifodinae.
GTCGGCCAGCGCGACGTACATCGCGTAGATCACCGGCGCGGAGGGGTTGATCGTAAAGGAGGTCGAGATCTCCTCGAGGTCGATTCCGTCGAAAAGGATCTCCATGTCGCGGAGGGTATCGACGGCGACGCCCTCCCTGCCGATCTCGCCCTCGCTCATGGGGTCGTCCGAGTCCAGCCCCATCAGCGTCGGCATGTCGAAGGCCACCGAAAGCCCGGTCTGGCCCTCGTCGATCAGGTAGTGAAAGCGCTCGTTGGTTTCCTCGGCCGTCCCGAAGCCGGCGAACTGGCGCATCGTCCACGTCCGCCCGCGGTACATCGTCGGGTACGGCCCGCGAGTGTACGGCTCCTCGCCGGGGAACCCGAGGTCGTCGAGGTAATCGAGGTCCGAGACGTCCTCGGGCGTGTACAGCCGGTCTACCTCGTGGTTCGAGACCGTCGCGAACCGCTCTCGTCGCTCGCCGTGGCGCTCGAGCGTCGGCGCTACCGTCTCCGCCTCCCACCGCTCGCCGGCGTCGCGGATCTCCTCAAGTTCCTCATCATCGTACATGGTCGTAATATTTGCCGACAGAGCTATGAAGGTTCGGGCGCGACCGGTCGCGCTGAGAACGCGTCCGTTGTAGCCCACCCTCGGTCAGTTTCACTCTCGATCCGGTCCCGGAGGCGGTCAGATCCGGAGGTGTTCGCGCCCCGCTACCAGGCTGTCGTAGGCCCAGTCGATATCGACGCAGCGCTTCGGCGTGTCCGCCAGGCCGTCGCGACTGACGACTTCGACGGTACGGTTGCGCGCATCGGACGTGAACGGCGCGGCGGCCATGACCGCGGCGACGTCGGCCCGCGGGATCGATCCCGAGACGGAGTCGCCGCCTTCGCCGGCGATGACCTCGCCGCTAGGTGGGTCGTTCGTGAGTTTTCCCGGGCGGATAATCGTGTATCCGAGTCCGGACCGGCGCAGTGCCGTTTCGGCGTCTTGCTTGGCCCGCAACGTTCCTCGAACGAGGAGCCTGGTGGGCAGCGACAGCCCCGCTTTCGAGTTCCCGACGCCGATCGCGCTCTCGAAGACGAAGTAGGACACGTCCGCCGCGATCGCGGCGGTGACGAGGTTGATGACGCCGGTTCGATCGACCAGTTTGCTGCCGGTCACGTGGCGCAGGCCAGGCGACGTTCCGAGCGCGCAGTAGACGATGTCACAGTCTTCGACGGCGGCCACGGCGTCGGCGGACTCGAAGAAGTCGGCGACGATGACCTCGTCGGCTCCGTGGCGTTCGAGGGTGTCCGCGGCCGCGTACGATCGCGTGGTCGCGCGGACGGCGATCTCGGTCGGCCGCAGGACGGAGAGGAGTTCGATCCCGGTGTCGCCGCTGGCACCGGCGATGAGGATGCGGTCAGGTGTGCGTGATCCAGCCATCGAGCGAGGTACCGCACGGACACGGAAAACGGTCACCAGCGGTCGGCCGGACTGACTGTCCGCGGTCGGCAACTATGAGACGCCGTCGAAAATCGCCGCGGCCACAGGCCGTCGGACGCCCGATCGCCCGAGCGGTCCTGGGTTCGGCGCTGTCCGTCTGCGGCACCAGCCCGGCTACGGCTCCGCTCCGCCGTTGGACTGGAGCCGTTTCGTCGTCTGGACTAGCGGGTGGCGCGCGTAGTCGACCACTTCGATGTCGTCGATCCGTTCGAGCTCTTCCTTCTCGGCCGTCCGGGCCATGCCGAGGTCGATCTCGTCGTCGACGACGATGACGTAGGCGTCCATCTCGTCGATCCCCAGGCGGTCGGCCGCGAGCACGCGGTGATGACCGTCGGCAAGCAGGAGGGTCCCGGCGTTGTCGATGACCACCAGCGGTTCGGCCAGGCCGCGCTCGAGTTCGTACCGGCGGCCCTCGAGTTCGTCGGCGTACACGCGGCCCTGGGTGGGCGTGAGGTCGGCGAGGGGGACGGTCCGTCGTTCCTCGCGCAGGTCGACTTCGTGGATCTGTTCTAAGGTCCGCTTCAGTTTGCCGACCTTCTCGGGGGTCGCGCGCTCGATCTGGCTGCGGATAACGTCGGCGTTGGAAATGATGCCGACCAGGTTGCCCGCGTCGTCGACGACGGGAAGCTTCTGGATGCCCGATCGGAGGATGACACGGGCGGCGTCGGTGACCTTCATGTCGGGGTGGGCGACCAGAAGATCGGTCGTCATGACCCTGAAGATCGGATCGGTGTCGTCCGCGAGCAGCAGGTCGCGGGCGCTGATGAAACCTTCGACGCGTCGGCGCTCGCAGACGGGGAAGCCGCTGTGTTCCTCGCTCTCGTCGATTCGCGTCGCGACCTCGCCGACGGTCTCGTCGGGCGATACCGTGACGACGTCGCGCGTCATGTAGTCCTTAACCCGGGGCTTGGTCCGGTCCGACACGACCTCCATACGCTGACGAACGGGCGCCGCGCGCAAAAGCACTGTCACTGGCGCCGGTCTCCGACGCCGGGCGTGCCCGGCACGGAAGAGGGGCCGACGGAACGAGGGAGGACGAGCGGGACGTGACGGGTCAGGCGGACTCGGATCCCGACTCGCCGTCGCCGGCGTCGCTTCGTTTCGTGAACAGCCACTCGCTGGTCTGGTCGTAGGCGTCGACGGGAGTGCCGGGCCGCGTCTCGATGGCCTCGAAGAACCGGTTGGTGATGACCTCCTCGACGACGCTGACGATCGACTCGACCTCGTCCTCGTCGACCACTTCCTCGTCCTCGTCTTCGTCCGCGCTCCCGAGGATCCCGATCTCGAGTTGTGCGCCGGCCATATCGGCGTGGCCGCCGGCGC
It includes:
- a CDS encoding NAD(P)-binding oxidoreductase, whose translation is MAGSRTPDRILIAGASGDTGIELLSVLRPTEIAVRATTRSYAAADTLERHGADEVIVADFFESADAVAAVEDCDIVYCALGTSPGLRHVTGSKLVDRTGVINLVTAAIAADVSYFVFESAIGVGNSKAGLSLPTRLLVRGTLRAKQDAETALRRSGLGYTIIRPGKLTNDPPSGEVIAGEGGDSVSGSIPRADVAAVMAAAPFTSDARNRTVEVVSRDGLADTPKRCVDIDWAYDSLVAGREHLRI
- a CDS encoding CBS domain-containing protein; its protein translation is MEVVSDRTKPRVKDYMTRDVVTVSPDETVGEVATRIDESEEHSGFPVCERRRVEGFISARDLLLADDTDPIFRVMTTDLLVAHPDMKVTDAARVILRSGIQKLPVVDDAGNLVGIISNADVIRSQIERATPEKVGKLKRTLEQIHEVDLREERRTVPLADLTPTQGRVYADELEGRRYELERGLAEPLVVIDNAGTLLLADGHHRVLAADRLGIDEMDAYVIVVDDEIDLGMARTAEKEELERIDDIEVVDYARHPLVQTTKRLQSNGGAEP